A region from the Gossypium hirsutum isolate 1008001.06 chromosome A08, Gossypium_hirsutum_v2.1, whole genome shotgun sequence genome encodes:
- the LOC107900614 gene encoding DNA-directed RNA polymerase III subunit RPC10, whose amino-acid sequence MEFCPTCGNMLQYELPHMGRPSRFFCPTCPYVCHLENKVKIKRRQHLVKKEIEPVFNKEDMKMGGSETDARCPSCSHGRALFSQVQIRSADEPATTFYQCLKCEKMWRED is encoded by the exons ATGGAGTTTTGCCCAACTTGTGGGAACATGTTGCAGTATGAGTTGCCGCATATGGGTCGGCCTTCGAGATTCTTTTGCCCGACTTGTCCTTACGTTTGTCACCTTGAAAacaag GTTAAAATAAAGAGAAGGCAGCATCTTgttaaaaaagaaatagaaccCGTTTTCAACAAAGAAGATATGAAAATGGGCGGGTCTGAGACTGatg CAAGATGCCCTTCTTGTAGCCATGGGAGGGCTCTTTTCTCACAGGTGCAGATCCGGTCGGCTGATGAGCCGGCTACGACATTCTATCAGTGCTTGAAATGTGAAAAGATGTGGCGTGAGGATTGA